A genomic stretch from Alphaproteobacteria bacterium includes:
- a CDS encoding RNA methyltransferase — protein sequence MMAGTDSTRPSTLGGPSIILIDPQLDENIGTVARAMLNCGLNDLRLVRPRENWLNDKTRASSCGADIVLDQARICATTQDAIHDLNHVYATTARGRDMVRWVFTPREAALEIRDYVLIEEKSGILFGPERAGLQNEDISLCDKLIRVPLNPSFCSLNLAQAVLLIGYEYYQASDQTEGKRLVRAGHKKAEKNLLLNYFQRLEFALDDAGFFKVEEKKELMLQKIRAVFERTELMEFEVHLLHGILTALTVAPHKPKC from the coding sequence ATGATGGCTGGCACTGACTCAACGCGTCCCTCTACATTAGGTGGGCCTAGTATTATTTTGATTGATCCTCAATTAGATGAAAATATAGGGACAGTTGCACGTGCAATGCTTAATTGTGGGCTCAATGATTTGCGTCTTGTAAGGCCACGTGAAAATTGGCTAAATGATAAAACGCGTGCCTCTTCTTGTGGTGCCGATATTGTTTTAGATCAGGCGCGTATTTGTGCAACAACCCAAGATGCTATCCATGACCTTAACCACGTTTATGCAACAACAGCGCGTGGTCGTGATATGGTGCGATGGGTATTTACTCCACGTGAAGCAGCCTTAGAAATACGAGATTATGTTCTTATTGAGGAAAAATCGGGCATTTTATTTGGTCCTGAACGTGCAGGTCTTCAAAATGAAGATATTTCACTTTGTGATAAACTTATTCGTGTACCGCTAAACCCTTCTTTTTGTTCACTTAATTTAGCGCAAGCTGTATTGCTTATTGGTTATGAATATTATCAGGCAAGTGATCAGACAGAAGGTAAAAGGCTTGTGCGTGCAGGACACAAAAAAGCAGAGAAAAACTTATTACTAAATTATTTTCAGCGGCTAGAATTTGCACTTGATGATGCAGGCTTCTTTAAAGTTGAAGAAAAAAAAGAGTTGATGCTTCAAAAAATTCGTGCTGTTTTTGAGCGAACTGAATTAATGGAGTTTGAAGTTCATCTTTTGCATGGTATATTGACGGCACTTACTGTTGCACCACATAAACCAAAATGCTAA